The Anaerolineales bacterium region GAACGCGGCGAGATTATCACCATGCTCACCGCCTACGACTACCCCACCGCGCTGGCGATGGACAAAGCGGGAGTCGACTCCATCCTCGTCGGCGATTCGCTGGGGATGGTCGTACTCGGCTATGAAAACACGCTTCCCGTCACGATGGACGAGATGCTCCACCATTGCCGCGCGGTCTCTCGGGGAGCCAAAACCGCCCTGCTCGTCGGCGACATGCCGTTTATGTCGTATCAGGTTTCCGTTGAAGAGGCGACGCGCAACGCGGGACGCTTCCTCCAACAAGGCGGCATGGACGCGGTCAAACTCGAAGGCGGACGCGAACGCGCCGACGCAATCCGTTCTATCGTCAACTCGGGGATTCCCGTCATGGGGCATCTCGGACTGACGCCGCAATCGGTCAACCAACTCGGCGGATTTCGCGCGCAAGGCAAAACTGCTCGCGCCGCCAAACGACTCGTGGAAGACGCGCTCATCCTCGAAGAGGCGGGCTGTTTCTCCATCGTGCTTGAATCGGTCCCCGCGCGGCTGGCGGAATTGATCTCGAAGAAGATTTCGATCCCCACCATCGGCATCGGCGCGGGCGCGGGCTGTGACGGTCAAGTGCTGGTCACGCATGACTTACTCGGTCTATTCGACCGCTTCACGCCGAAGTTCGTCAAGAAATACGCGAACTTCCACAGCGAAATGCAAAAAGCGTTCGGCGATTACATCGAGGATGTCGAATCCAAACGCTTCCCCGCGCTGGAGCATACGGTTGAGATGGATGACGCGGAATGGGATGCGTTGTTGAAGGAAATCAATGTGTAAATCGTAATTGGTAATTGGACGATGAAAAAAATTACCAATTACCAATTACCAGAGATTTTGATCGTCGGCACTGGCGCGCTTGGCGTGCTGTTCGCGGCGCGGCTTGCGGAAGCGGGTCACCGCGTGACCATGCTTGGCACGTGGAAGGAGGGGATCGCCTCCCTACAAAAGGATGGCGCACGGCTGGTTGATGCGGAGGGAAACGAACAACGATTCGAAGTCCACGCGACGGATGACCCGCGTGAATGTGTCGGAGCGAAATACGCGCTCGTGCTAGTCAAAGCGTGGCAGACGGAACGCGCGGCAAATCAATTGAAGGAATGCCTCGCCGAGGATGGACTCGCGGTCACCCTCCAAAACGGGCTTGGCAATTTCGAAACCCTGTCTCAGGTTCTGGATAATTCAGCCACAGAGAACGCAGAGAAAAAAAGAGAAAAAAACTCGAAGAACTCTGCAGCAAAGAACACTTCGCGCGTCGCGCTGGGAAGCACAACCACTGGAGCGACTCTCCTCGCGCCGGGAGTCGCGCGCGCCGGGGGCGAGGGAATCGTTTCCATCCAGCGGCATCCAGCTGTCCCTGCGATTGAAGCGGCGTTGACATCCGCAAAGTTCAACGTGCATATCGTCGAAGACGCGCAAGCGCTCGTCTGGGGCAAACTTATCG contains the following coding sequences:
- a CDS encoding 2-dehydropantoate 2-reductase codes for the protein MKKITNYQLPEILIVGTGALGVLFAARLAEAGHRVTMLGTWKEGIASLQKDGARLVDAEGNEQRFEVHATDDPRECVGAKYALVLVKAWQTERAANQLKECLAEDGLAVTLQNGLGNFETLSQVLDNSATENAEKKREKNSKNSAAKNTSRVALGSTTTGATLLAPGVARAGGEGIVSIQRHPAVPAIEAALTSAKFNVHIVEDAQALVWGKLIANAAINPLTALLRAPNGELLKRPSARELMAKLAREAAEVAHAEKIKLPFDDPVAFAEEVARKTAANQSSMLQDVLRGAPTEIDAICGAVARAGKKHNIETPANRECWKLVKALSEAR
- the panB gene encoding 3-methyl-2-oxobutanoate hydroxymethyltransferase, yielding MSTTSVSTSAPTARKKVTTITYRQKKERGEIITMLTAYDYPTALAMDKAGVDSILVGDSLGMVVLGYENTLPVTMDEMLHHCRAVSRGAKTALLVGDMPFMSYQVSVEEATRNAGRFLQQGGMDAVKLEGGRERADAIRSIVNSGIPVMGHLGLTPQSVNQLGGFRAQGKTARAAKRLVEDALILEEAGCFSIVLESVPARLAELISKKISIPTIGIGAGAGCDGQVLVTHDLLGLFDRFTPKFVKKYANFHSEMQKAFGDYIEDVESKRFPALEHTVEMDDAEWDALLKEINV